In the genome of Mucisphaera calidilacus, one region contains:
- a CDS encoding glycosyltransferase: MAHQQHRPTVLHVRVVADQGGGPDKTILRSMRYLRQAGYRAAAAYIHPPGHDGINTILERAKREKAPVFAIADRGAFDATSAFRLARLCRDLNVTIWHAHDYKSEALGLMIRGLRHIKLISTLHGYVHADRKAQFLYEIGRQCLRAYDRVIAVSPDLLESARKASVSPDRLSHIPNAIELNDFSRTLTTTEAKQILNLNPERYALGVVARLSGEKRVDRAIETFHHLLQLGIDAELHILGDGPQRDQLEQQAQARNALSRIHFHGWTADIRNHIQALDLQLLTSTVEGLPNALLEAMALEVPVAATPVGGVRNLLEQGKAGILLDDQPENWAPRIAALLTDGNARNNLIRNARARIETHYSFLNRMQRVIEIYDQLVMPNATPNAA, from the coding sequence ATGGCACACCAACAACACCGACCCACCGTGCTCCACGTCCGCGTCGTCGCCGATCAAGGCGGGGGACCCGACAAGACCATCCTCCGCTCCATGCGCTACCTCCGGCAGGCCGGATACCGCGCCGCCGCCGCCTACATCCACCCCCCCGGACACGACGGCATCAATACCATCCTCGAACGCGCCAAACGCGAAAAAGCCCCCGTCTTCGCCATCGCCGACCGCGGCGCCTTCGACGCCACCTCCGCCTTCCGACTCGCCAGACTCTGCCGCGACCTCAACGTCACCATCTGGCACGCTCACGACTACAAGAGCGAAGCCCTCGGGCTCATGATCCGCGGACTACGGCACATCAAACTCATCTCCACACTCCACGGCTACGTCCACGCCGACCGCAAGGCACAGTTCCTCTACGAGATCGGACGGCAGTGCCTCCGCGCCTACGACCGCGTCATCGCCGTCAGCCCCGACCTCCTCGAATCCGCACGCAAGGCCTCCGTGAGCCCCGACCGACTCTCCCACATCCCCAACGCCATCGAACTCAACGACTTCTCACGAACCCTCACCACCACCGAGGCCAAGCAGATCCTCAACCTCAACCCCGAGCGATACGCCCTTGGCGTCGTCGCTCGACTCTCAGGCGAAAAACGCGTCGACCGCGCCATCGAAACTTTCCACCACCTGCTCCAACTCGGCATCGACGCCGAACTCCACATCCTTGGCGACGGACCCCAACGCGACCAGCTCGAACAGCAGGCCCAGGCCCGCAACGCCCTCAGCCGCATCCACTTCCACGGCTGGACCGCCGACATCCGCAACCACATCCAGGCACTCGATCTCCAACTCCTCACCAGCACCGTCGAAGGACTGCCCAACGCACTCCTCGAAGCCATGGCACTCGAAGTGCCCGTCGCGGCAACCCCCGTCGGCGGCGTACGCAACCTCCTCGAGCAGGGCAAGGCAGGCATCCTCCTCGACGACCAACCCGAAAACTGGGCACCACGAATCGCCGCACTCCTCACCGACGGCAACGCACGCAACAACCTCATCCGAAACGCACGCGCACGCATCGAAACCCACTACAGCTTCCTCAATCGCATGCAACGCGTCATCGAGATCTACGACCAACTCGTCATGCCCAACGCAACCCCGAACGCCGCCTGA
- a CDS encoding type II toxin-antitoxin system HigB family toxin, producing MRVITTTRLRDLTRPHPADVRRLVDVWVETVEHARWHSFRELRATFKTADRVRIGKDREVYVFNIKGNSYRLIAGVAYCWKETNGTVYIKMFMTHAQYSKGQWKERLKNDDANRQP from the coding sequence ATGAGGGTTATCACCACCACAAGGCTCCGCGATCTGACCCGGCCACACCCCGCCGACGTTCGCAGGCTCGTGGACGTCTGGGTCGAAACCGTGGAGCACGCACGGTGGCACTCGTTCCGAGAACTCCGAGCAACCTTCAAGACCGCAGATCGTGTCCGCATCGGAAAAGACCGCGAAGTCTACGTCTTCAACATCAAAGGCAACAGCTACAGGCTCATAGCAGGCGTCGCCTACTGCTGGAAAGAAACAAACGGAACCGTCTACATCAAGATGTTCATGACCCATGCCCAGTACAGCAAAGGCCAATGGAAAGAAAGACTCAAGAATGACGACGCCAACCGCCAACCATAA
- a CDS encoding helix-turn-helix domain-containing protein, whose translation MTTPTANHKRAEQQVMVMSLAQWASGVTMSAADGRERFPVPRQIVTELDLNEFLAVAEDLTTRRHLNANLRRYLSTISILIVEYQQREGYLSKHTATGVEALKLLKQSNHLTQQDLAEILQTSRSNVGRILTQKGRITADHARRLADHFQLRADLFLE comes from the coding sequence ATGACGACGCCAACCGCCAACCATAAACGCGCCGAACAGCAGGTCATGGTGATGAGCCTCGCCCAGTGGGCCTCGGGAGTGACCATGTCAGCGGCCGACGGCCGGGAGCGATTCCCCGTGCCCCGTCAGATCGTCACCGAACTCGATCTCAACGAGTTTCTGGCCGTCGCCGAGGACCTCACGACGCGTCGCCACCTCAACGCAAACCTGCGCCGCTATCTCAGCACCATCAGCATCCTCATCGTGGAGTACCAGCAACGCGAGGGCTACCTCAGCAAACACACGGCGACAGGCGTCGAGGCACTCAAACTCCTCAAGCAGAGCAATCACCTGACTCAGCAGGACCTCGCCGAAATCCTCCAAACCAGTCGCAGCAACGTCGGACGCATCCTCACGCAGAAGGGCAGAATCACCGCCGACCACGCACGCAGGCTCGCTGATCATTTTCAACTCAGGGCCGATTTGTTCCTCGAGTAG
- the uvrA gene encoding excinuclease ABC subunit UvrA: MTQPSSIAIRGAREHNLKNIDLDIPRDQLVVITGLSGSGKSTLAFDTVYAEGQRKYMESLSAYARQFLDQLQKPDVESIEGLPPTIAIEQRSASHNPRSTVATTTEIYDYLRLLLARAGEARCWHRDDPDAPACGHPIAMQSATQIVDHAMDLPEGTRLMALAPVIRGKKGHHKEVFTSLLRQGFVRARVDGEVMDLRAITESKAGTPFTTKTERYQAHTIEAVVDRIVIRKADEQAAAAARTRLADSIELSLGLAEGLVILSVASNPDTAASGASGASGASGASGAGGWEDHLFSEKHACPIHPECSLEDLEPRLFSFNSPYGACPTCNGLGNILEFDADLVVPHPETTLADGAIEPWRKNGVRMNIYYGRTLRRFCRDFDVDINTPFKKLSKTIRRILLEGTNAKDETKYGTHFEGVIPNLQRRWETTDSEFVKSRLHAYQSEKPCQTCRGARLRDEATHVFLHAHPDAGPFGIDENTFRNPGDPPAKPRRLVNIQDIVAMTIEQAADFFEHLILNSEQKAIAEPILKEIKARLGFMKSVGLDYLSLSRTTGTLSGGESQRIRLATQVGSGLVGCCYVLDEPTIGLHQRDNDRLIATLRRLTSIGNTVLVVEHDEDTIRAADQLIDIGPGPGRHGGTIVAQGTPDQVAADHASLTGQYLAGTREIPTPDERRVLTETDAITIVGARHNNLRNIDVNIPLGGLVVVTGVSGSGKSTLINQIFLKAVKREVLGAREKPGEHTRIKGAGKVDRIIEVDQSPIGRTPRSNPATYTGVFDAIRNLFTQTREAKARGYKPGRFSFNVKGGRCEACQGQGVKRIEMHFLPDVFVPCETCKGARYNRETLEIKYRGKHIADVLDMTVEDALQFFDAFPDVKRLLTALNDVGLSYVQLGQASTTLSGGEAQRVKLATELGKRSSGHTLYVLDEPTTGLHFDDVARLLAVLQRLADQGHTVLVIEHNLDVIKSADWIIDLGPEGGDAGGTVVATGTPEDVASHPESYTGKYLHRILTAEPVPA; the protein is encoded by the coding sequence ATGACCCAACCCTCCTCCATCGCCATCCGAGGCGCCCGCGAGCACAACCTCAAGAACATCGACCTCGACATCCCACGCGACCAGCTCGTTGTCATCACCGGACTCTCGGGATCAGGCAAGTCCACCCTCGCCTTCGACACCGTCTACGCCGAGGGACAACGCAAGTACATGGAGTCCCTCTCCGCCTACGCCCGGCAGTTCCTCGACCAGCTCCAGAAACCCGACGTCGAATCCATCGAGGGCCTCCCGCCCACCATCGCCATCGAGCAGCGATCCGCCTCCCACAACCCACGCTCCACCGTCGCCACCACCACCGAGATCTACGACTACCTCCGACTCCTCCTCGCACGCGCAGGCGAGGCGCGCTGCTGGCACCGCGACGACCCCGACGCACCCGCCTGCGGACACCCCATCGCCATGCAGTCCGCCACCCAGATCGTCGACCACGCCATGGACCTCCCCGAGGGCACCAGGCTCATGGCACTCGCGCCGGTCATACGCGGCAAAAAAGGACACCACAAGGAGGTCTTCACATCCCTCCTCCGACAGGGCTTCGTCCGCGCACGCGTCGATGGCGAGGTCATGGACCTCCGTGCAATCACCGAGTCCAAAGCCGGCACGCCCTTCACCACAAAAACAGAACGCTACCAGGCCCACACCATCGAGGCCGTCGTCGACCGCATCGTCATCCGCAAGGCCGACGAGCAAGCCGCCGCCGCCGCTCGAACACGACTCGCCGACTCCATCGAACTCTCACTCGGCCTCGCCGAAGGACTCGTGATCCTCTCCGTAGCCTCGAACCCGGATACTGCGGCTTCCGGGGCTTCCGGGGCTTCCGGGGCTTCCGGGGCTTCCGGGGCAGGGGGGTGGGAAGACCACCTCTTCTCCGAAAAACACGCCTGCCCCATCCACCCCGAATGCTCCCTCGAAGACCTCGAACCACGCCTCTTCTCCTTCAACTCACCCTACGGCGCCTGCCCCACCTGCAACGGCCTCGGCAACATCCTCGAGTTCGACGCCGACCTCGTCGTCCCCCACCCCGAGACAACACTCGCCGACGGCGCCATCGAACCCTGGCGCAAGAACGGCGTCCGGATGAACATCTACTACGGCCGAACACTCCGACGCTTCTGCCGCGACTTCGACGTCGACATCAACACGCCCTTCAAGAAACTCTCCAAAACCATCCGCCGCATCCTCCTCGAAGGCACCAACGCCAAAGACGAAACCAAATACGGCACACACTTCGAAGGCGTCATCCCCAACCTACAACGCCGCTGGGAAACCACCGACTCCGAGTTCGTGAAATCGCGACTCCACGCCTACCAGTCCGAAAAACCCTGCCAGACCTGCCGCGGCGCACGACTCCGCGACGAAGCCACCCACGTCTTCCTCCACGCACACCCCGACGCCGGACCCTTCGGCATCGACGAAAACACCTTCCGAAACCCAGGCGACCCGCCCGCCAAACCTCGACGACTCGTCAACATCCAGGACATCGTCGCCATGACCATCGAGCAGGCCGCCGACTTCTTCGAACACCTCATCCTCAACAGCGAACAGAAAGCCATCGCCGAACCCATCCTCAAGGAAATCAAGGCTCGACTCGGCTTCATGAAATCCGTCGGCCTCGACTACCTCTCGCTCTCACGAACCACCGGCACACTCTCAGGCGGCGAATCACAACGCATCCGACTCGCCACCCAGGTCGGCTCCGGACTCGTCGGCTGCTGCTACGTCCTCGACGAACCCACCATCGGCCTCCACCAACGCGACAACGACCGACTCATCGCCACGCTCCGACGACTCACCTCCATCGGCAACACCGTCCTCGTCGTCGAACACGACGAGGACACCATCCGCGCCGCCGACCAGCTCATCGACATCGGACCCGGACCCGGACGCCACGGCGGCACCATCGTCGCCCAGGGAACACCCGACCAGGTCGCCGCAGACCACGCCTCGCTCACCGGACAATACCTCGCCGGCACACGCGAAATCCCCACCCCCGACGAGCGACGCGTCCTCACCGAGACCGACGCCATCACCATCGTCGGCGCACGACACAACAACCTCCGCAACATCGACGTCAACATCCCCCTCGGCGGACTCGTCGTCGTCACCGGCGTCTCCGGCTCCGGCAAATCAACACTCATCAACCAGATCTTCCTCAAGGCCGTCAAACGCGAAGTCCTCGGCGCTCGCGAAAAACCCGGCGAACACACACGCATCAAAGGCGCTGGAAAAGTCGACCGCATCATCGAGGTCGATCAGTCACCCATCGGACGCACCCCACGCTCCAACCCCGCCACCTACACAGGTGTCTTCGACGCCATCCGAAACCTCTTCACACAAACCCGCGAAGCCAAGGCCCGAGGCTACAAGCCCGGCCGATTCTCCTTCAACGTCAAGGGCGGACGCTGCGAGGCATGCCAGGGGCAAGGCGTCAAACGCATCGAGATGCACTTCCTCCCCGACGTCTTCGTCCCCTGCGAAACCTGCAAAGGCGCCCGCTACAACCGCGAAACCCTCGAAATCAAGTACCGCGGCAAACACATCGCCGACGTCCTCGACATGACCGTCGAAGACGCACTCCAGTTCTTCGACGCCTTCCCCGACGTCAAACGACTCCTCACCGCTCTCAACGACGTCGGACTCTCCTACGTCCAGCTCGGACAAGCCTCCACAACCCTCTCAGGCGGCGAAGCCCAACGCGTCAAACTCGCCACCGAACTCGGTAAACGATCCTCCGGACACACCCTCTACGTCCTCGACGAACCCACCACCGGACTCCACTTCGACGACGTCGCACGACTCCTCGCCGTCCTCCAGCGACTCGCCGACCAGGGACACACCGTCCTCGTCATCGAACACAACCTCGACGTCATCAAGTCCGCCGACTGGATCATCGACCTCGGACCCGAAGGCGGCGACGCAGGCGGAACCGTCGTCGCCACCGGCACACCCGAAGACGTCGCCTCACACCCCGAGTCCTACACCGGCAAATACCTCCACCGCATCCTCACCGCCGAACCAGTCCCGGCCTGA
- a CDS encoding radical SAM protein, which produces MTAIAIDLDAGLARIVKRTGAWRERLRKSWRLLAPIAACVDIAAKGAYHLYRNHRYYTTLKLLNIALVNTQFYFKTERVLGRPYTMKIESTNICNTKCQLCPTGIGLEGRPKGKMQTEQYKKLVDELKWHLVALDLSMWGDPLIVPDIHNMIRYAHDRGIWTYISSNLHAFKIKPKKGETKDQATRLVESGLDLMTCSLHAATQETFAIYQPGKSLADGIEKIRHIIRTRDAMGSRTPFVQLNFVVTKYNQHERDAFQKLADELGCKAVFSTPSLNIRFKDRDEKLVPLGLDKDLLEQRVRSHIQKWLPEEDEFALEPYRDILDGKPLEPDHFNGNKTFNCDWPWRQSVINWDGEVAVCCGSFAPEEDMGNVFEHGFAKVWNGPVYRAARRSFTKRVNATDAKDNPCTTCPGFML; this is translated from the coding sequence ATGACCGCCATCGCCATCGATCTCGACGCCGGCCTGGCACGCATCGTCAAGCGCACCGGCGCCTGGCGCGAACGCCTCCGCAAATCCTGGCGCCTCCTCGCACCCATCGCCGCCTGCGTCGACATCGCCGCCAAAGGCGCCTACCACCTCTACCGCAACCACCGCTACTACACCACCCTCAAGCTCCTCAACATAGCGCTCGTCAACACGCAGTTCTACTTCAAGACCGAACGCGTCCTCGGCCGCCCCTACACCATGAAGATCGAGTCCACCAACATCTGCAACACCAAGTGCCAGCTCTGCCCCACCGGCATCGGACTCGAAGGACGACCCAAGGGCAAGATGCAGACCGAGCAGTACAAAAAACTCGTCGACGAACTCAAATGGCACCTCGTCGCACTCGACCTCTCCATGTGGGGCGACCCCCTCATCGTCCCCGATATCCACAACATGATCCGCTACGCCCACGACCGCGGCATCTGGACCTACATCTCCTCCAACCTCCACGCCTTCAAGATCAAGCCGAAGAAGGGCGAAACCAAAGACCAGGCCACCAGACTCGTCGAGTCCGGTCTCGACCTCATGACCTGCTCCCTCCACGCCGCCACCCAGGAAACCTTCGCCATCTACCAGCCCGGCAAGTCCCTCGCCGACGGCATCGAGAAGATCCGACACATCATCAGGACCCGCGACGCCATGGGCTCACGCACGCCCTTCGTCCAGCTCAACTTCGTCGTCACCAAGTACAACCAGCACGAACGCGACGCCTTCCAGAAGCTCGCCGACGAACTCGGCTGCAAGGCCGTCTTCAGCACCCCCTCCCTCAACATCCGCTTCAAGGACCGCGACGAGAAACTCGTGCCCCTCGGTCTCGACAAGGACCTGCTCGAACAACGCGTACGCTCACACATCCAGAAGTGGCTCCCCGAGGAAGACGAGTTCGCCCTCGAACCCTACCGCGACATCCTCGACGGCAAACCCCTCGAACCCGACCACTTCAACGGCAACAAGACGTTCAACTGCGACTGGCCGTGGCGCCAGAGCGTCATCAACTGGGACGGCGAAGTCGCCGTCTGCTGCGGATCCTTCGCACCCGAAGAAGACATGGGCAACGTCTTCGAACACGGATTCGCGAAGGTCTGGAACGGCCCCGTCTACCGCGCCGCGCGACGCAGCTTCACAAAACGCGTCAACGCAACCGACGCCAAGGACAACCCCTGCACAACCTGCCCCGGATTTATGCTCTGA
- a CDS encoding O-antigen ligase family protein produces the protein MKQFLLLCILVLATTIASMVSPFWPLLLYYGFAVMRPQALWNWALSGNIRWSLIAAGLLLLSVTIHFSDLFRRIRLTPFLLALLGFSLLLTFSTLTAYDTQRAQIWGTEYAKVLLVAFLAYLIISRLWEIRALALMLLATVGYLAYTFNVQYFFEGYRLDIFHRGYAGFDNNGAGLMMAMGVPIAYAFVMGAGGFNRLWLRVAAAGAGLLMLHATMLSYSRGAMLAACTGLLWLAIRHRPRFQALGGSLATIVLVAVMAGPEIREEFLSSQHYDTDPSAQSRFTTWSAAWAIAMDHPLLGVGIRNSPQFMQNYGTLKPERAVHNQYLQIAADTGLPACGLYLTIAAIAVVNLGKTAKRARRHAEDNHLRPETIDELKKTGFVCIGLQASIITFLVGSVFLSLEVFEYGWLLLTIGGVAPIALNNTLNDARNITVTDTQPQPRTNDQTWTGNLRLRGA, from the coding sequence GTGAAGCAGTTCCTCCTGCTCTGCATCCTGGTCCTCGCGACAACCATCGCATCGATGGTCTCGCCCTTCTGGCCGCTGCTGCTCTACTACGGTTTCGCCGTCATGCGCCCCCAGGCACTCTGGAACTGGGCACTCTCAGGCAACATCCGATGGTCCCTCATCGCCGCAGGCCTGCTCCTGCTCAGCGTCACCATCCACTTCTCCGACCTCTTCCGACGCATCCGACTCACGCCCTTCCTGCTCGCGCTGCTGGGATTCTCCCTGCTCCTCACCTTCAGCACACTCACCGCCTACGACACCCAACGCGCCCAGATCTGGGGCACCGAGTACGCCAAGGTCCTCCTCGTCGCCTTCCTCGCCTACCTCATCATCAGCCGACTCTGGGAGATCCGCGCCCTCGCCCTCATGCTCCTCGCCACCGTCGGATACCTCGCCTACACCTTCAACGTCCAGTACTTCTTCGAGGGCTACCGACTCGACATCTTCCACCGCGGCTACGCCGGCTTCGACAACAACGGCGCCGGGCTCATGATGGCCATGGGCGTGCCCATCGCCTACGCCTTCGTCATGGGCGCAGGAGGCTTTAACCGACTCTGGCTCCGTGTCGCCGCCGCCGGCGCAGGACTCCTCATGCTCCACGCCACCATGCTCAGCTACTCGCGCGGCGCCATGCTCGCAGCCTGCACCGGACTGCTCTGGCTCGCCATCCGGCACCGACCACGCTTCCAGGCGCTCGGCGGATCACTCGCGACCATCGTCCTCGTCGCCGTCATGGCCGGACCCGAAATCCGCGAGGAATTCCTCTCCTCCCAGCACTACGACACCGACCCCTCCGCCCAGTCACGCTTCACCACCTGGTCCGCCGCCTGGGCCATCGCCATGGACCACCCGCTCCTGGGCGTAGGCATCCGCAACTCGCCCCAGTTCATGCAGAACTACGGCACACTCAAACCCGAACGCGCCGTCCACAACCAGTACCTCCAGATCGCCGCCGACACCGGGCTACCCGCCTGCGGCCTCTACCTCACCATCGCCGCCATCGCCGTCGTCAACCTCGGCAAGACCGCCAAACGCGCCCGACGCCACGCCGAAGACAACCACCTACGACCCGAAACCATCGACGAACTCAAGAAGACCGGCTTCGTCTGCATCGGCCTCCAGGCCAGCATCATCACCTTCCTCGTCGGCAGCGTCTTCCTCTCACTGGAAGTCTTCGAGTACGGCTGGCTGCTCCTGACCATCGGCGGCGTCGCGCCCATCGCACTCAACAACACACTCAACGACGCCCGCAACATCACCGTCACCGACACCCAACCCCAACCACGAACCAACGACCAGACCTGGACGGGAAACCTCCGGCTGCGTGGAGCCTGA
- a CDS encoding Nif3-like dinuclear metal center hexameric protein, with protein MPLSSTTMKVEEMIAALEKIAPTRYAESWDQPGLHIGSRNARVRRAMLCIDLTLPVVNEAIEHHADFIIAYHPPIFKPLPRLTDDHHKAEVALLAARHNISVYAPHTALDATPNGLNDFLADLIGPGRVRPIIPAPRNGTRNVKLVTFVPEKSEDRVRNALTSIGAGLIGDYEACSFVHAGHGTFRGLPSANPTVGRAGQLERVPEIRLEMILPHNLVADAARLLRSVHPYEEPAFDIIPLEQPPDTPSIAGQGRILELKRVTTFARLIERLKKGLNIPFLKAHRPARKGSIRTIGLCAGAGGSLIEHAGPIDVFFTGEMRHHDALDAVEQGIGLILAGHTNTERVYLPAYRERILAEFTQAPPDILIARTDKPPVETV; from the coding sequence ATGCCACTATCCTCAACCACCATGAAGGTCGAGGAGATGATCGCGGCGCTCGAGAAAATCGCGCCCACCCGATACGCCGAATCCTGGGACCAGCCCGGTCTCCACATCGGCTCACGCAACGCACGCGTACGCCGCGCGATGCTCTGCATCGACCTCACCCTCCCCGTCGTCAACGAAGCCATCGAGCACCACGCCGACTTCATCATCGCCTACCACCCGCCCATCTTTAAACCACTCCCCAGACTGACCGACGATCACCACAAGGCTGAGGTCGCGCTCCTCGCCGCCAGGCACAACATCAGCGTCTACGCCCCTCACACCGCCCTCGACGCTACACCCAACGGACTCAACGACTTCCTCGCCGATCTCATCGGTCCAGGCCGCGTCCGACCCATCATCCCCGCGCCACGCAACGGCACACGCAACGTCAAACTCGTCACCTTCGTCCCCGAAAAGAGCGAAGACCGTGTCCGCAACGCACTCACCAGCATCGGCGCCGGCCTCATAGGCGACTACGAAGCATGCTCCTTCGTCCACGCCGGGCACGGCACCTTCCGAGGACTCCCGTCGGCTAACCCGACCGTCGGCCGCGCCGGACAGCTCGAACGCGTCCCCGAAATCCGACTCGAGATGATCCTCCCCCACAACCTCGTCGCCGACGCCGCACGCCTCCTCCGATCCGTCCACCCCTACGAAGAACCCGCCTTCGACATCATCCCCCTCGAACAACCGCCCGACACGCCATCCATCGCAGGACAGGGCCGCATCCTCGAACTCAAACGCGTCACCACCTTCGCACGACTGATCGAACGCCTCAAAAAGGGACTCAATATCCCCTTCCTCAAAGCACACAGGCCCGCCCGTAAAGGAAGCATCCGAACCATTGGCCTCTGCGCCGGCGCAGGCGGATCACTCATCGAGCACGCCGGACCCATCGACGTCTTCTTCACCGGCGAGATGCGCCACCACGACGCCCTCGACGCCGTCGAACAGGGCATCGGTCTCATCCTCGCAGGCCACACCAACACCGAACGCGTCTACCTCCCCGCCTACCGCGAACGCATCCTCGCCGAGTTCACCCAAGCACCCCCGGACATCCTCATCGCCAGGACCGACAAACCCCCGGTCGAGACGGTTTAA
- a CDS encoding TylF/MycF/NovP-related O-methyltransferase, whose product MLNRLRRRCVRTYKRLTAPRVITNVRAEAITYLEDLALIDLTRFVRQLERTGVQGDLIEAGCALGGSAIVIAHAKQPDRTLRVYDVFGMIPPPSDKDGQDVHERYEVISSGQSEGLDGQEYYGYRDNLLDEVRSNFNRHGIELERHNVHLVKGLFQDTMNFDQPIALAHVDGDWYESVRTCLDRISPHLAPGGRIVIDDYEAYTGCRTAVDEFMQQNAAKFRTEQHARLHIVRNP is encoded by the coding sequence ATGCTCAACAGGCTCCGGAGAAGGTGCGTCCGTACCTACAAGCGTCTCACGGCACCCCGTGTCATCACCAACGTCCGGGCTGAGGCCATCACCTACCTCGAGGACCTCGCGCTCATCGACCTCACCCGCTTCGTTCGACAACTCGAACGGACCGGGGTCCAAGGCGACCTCATCGAGGCCGGCTGCGCGCTCGGCGGATCCGCCATCGTCATCGCACACGCCAAGCAACCCGACAGAACCCTCCGCGTCTACGACGTCTTCGGCATGATCCCGCCTCCCTCCGACAAAGACGGGCAGGACGTCCACGAACGCTACGAGGTCATCAGCAGCGGACAGTCCGAAGGACTCGACGGCCAGGAGTACTACGGCTACCGCGACAACCTCCTCGACGAAGTCCGGTCCAACTTCAACCGACACGGCATCGAGCTCGAACGCCACAACGTGCACCTCGTCAAGGGACTCTTCCAGGACACGATGAACTTCGACCAACCCATCGCACTCGCGCACGTCGATGGCGACTGGTACGAATCCGTCCGCACCTGCCTCGACCGCATCAGCCCGCACCTCGCGCCCGGGGGCCGAATCGTCATCGACGACTACGAGGCCTACACCGGCTGCAGAACCGCCGTCGACGAATTCATGCAGCAAAACGCCGCGAAATTCCGCACCGAGCAACACGCACGCCTCCACATCGTCCGCAACCCCTGA
- the rpsR gene encoding 30S ribosomal protein S18, whose amino-acid sequence MADFRSFTPGTRVQITTTSSNGKLYIDYKRSEDLRRFLTPNGKIQSRKKTGLNAREQRLLAQAIKRARFMALLPFTSATL is encoded by the coding sequence ATGGCAGACTTCCGCTCGTTCACGCCCGGCACCCGCGTCCAGATCACCACGACGTCCTCCAACGGCAAGCTCTACATCGACTACAAACGCTCCGAGGACCTCCGCCGCTTCCTGACCCCCAACGGCAAAATCCAGTCACGCAAAAAGACCGGACTCAACGCCCGTGAACAGCGACTCCTCGCACAGGCCATCAAGCGTGCCCGCTTCATGGCACTCCTGCCCTTCACCTCCGCGACCCTCTAG